The following coding sequences lie in one Homalodisca vitripennis isolate AUS2020 chromosome X, UT_GWSS_2.1, whole genome shotgun sequence genomic window:
- the LOC124369240 gene encoding solute carrier family 35 member G1-like gives MTDNKSMTNDIDDHLEMRLLDEESRDEDSEVAHKNVNTSSYPYLGLILACISSLFFSLCSVIVKWLTNVHPMELAACRFVGVLLPAIPIVLWRNENPYPSGKRLMLLLRSFVGTTGLMLSFYAFRHMPLADSSVIVFSVPVFVAIFARIFLKEPCGFFNVITILLTLIGVILITRPPFIFGAHIPSLASDEQTGSTDLWAAVAAFSATLFGANVYVLLRALKGLHFSVIMTNFGAFALIQTVGVTWALDALCWPQCGIERLLVVALALFSFGGQILLTLSLQLEQAGPVAIARSADIVFAFIWQVLFFKEIPNAYSLAGAFLVTSSVMLTGLRKWVISLPENSPVKRKLAIFIK, from the coding sequence ATGACTGACAATAAAAGTATGACTAACGACATTGACGACCATCTGGAAATGAGGTTGTTGGATGAAGAAAGTCGAGATGAAGACAGTGAAGTCGCTCATAAGAATGTGAACACTTCATCTTACCCTTACCTAGGCCTAATACTAGCATGTATCTCATccttgtttttttctttatgcTCAGTAATTGTGAAGTGGCTCACTAATGTTCATCCAATGGAACTAGCTGCCTGCAGGTTTGTCGGTGTCCTTTTACCAGCAATTCCTATTGTGTTGTGGCGGAATGAAAACCCTTATCCATCAGGTAAACGTTTGATGCTCCTTCTTCGATCTTTTGTTGGAACAACTGGGCTGATGTTGAGTTTTTATGCTTTTAGGCACATGCCACTTGCAGATTCATCTGTTATAGTATTTAGTGTTCCAGTATTTGTTGCTATATTTGCACGGATATTCCTTAAAGAACCATgtggtttttttaatgtaataacaattcttttgacCTTAATAGGAGTGATTCTGATTACAAGGCCACCTTTTATATTTGGAGCGCACATTCCCTCATTAGCCTCTGATGAACAGACAGGCAGTACTGACCTTTGGGCTGCAGTTGCTGCTTTTTCAGCTACTCTTTTTGGAGCCAATGTTTATGTTCTTCTACGAGCACTTAAGGGTCTTCATTTTTCTGTAATTATGACTAATTTTGGTGCCTTTGCTCTCATTCAAACTGTCGGAGTTACCTGGGCCTTAGATGCCTTGTGTTGGCCACAGTGTGGTATTGAACGACTTCTTGTTGTGGCCTTAGCTTTGTTTAGTTTTGGTGGCCAGATTCTTCTTACGCTATCTCTCCAATTGGAGCAAGCAGGCCCAGTTGCTATTGCTAGGTCTGCTGATATTGTTTTTGCATTCATTTGGCAGGTGCTCTTCTTCAAGGAAATTCCGAATGCTTATAGCCTTGCTGGTGCATTTTTAGTTACTAGTTCTGTGATGTTAACAGGCCTTAGGAAATGGGTTATATCCTTACCTGAAAATTCTCCAGTCAAACGAAAGCTGGCGATCTTCATAAAATAA